Part of the Paludisphaera borealis genome, CGCCGGCTTCGGTTCGTCGTCAACCGGCAGCGGGGCTAGGATGGACGCGACGAGCGGGAACAGCAGCAGGCGCAGCATCAGATTCTCCTCGGTAAAGGGAGCGAAGGGGATCGTCGAAGCCGTCACGGAGGCGTCCGCGAGGGGCGATCGACTACAGCGGTTCAGACCCGACGTAACGCAGGCGGACCTGGTCGACGGGCACGACGACTTGACGGCCGTCGGCGAGGGGCATGGCGACGAGTTCGCGCTCCTGGTCGAGCGCATAGCCTTGGCGTTCCAGGGCGGCGCGCTCGCGGTCGGAGACGGGCATCGGCTGATTCATCAGCCATTGGGAATCGAGCCCCGGGCCGGCGAGGATCGGAACGTCGGCGGTCGGCGCATCGGCCGATCCGGTCGCGAACCGAAGCCGGGCGACCTCCCGGATCGCGGGGGGCGGATCCGGTCGAGCCGCTTCGGGCTCGTCAGCCTTCGCAACGGTCTCGACCGGCTCGTCGTGAGCCACGAGCGTCGGCGCTGGCACAATCGGCCGTTCGTCGCGTCCGCCGGTCAGCCAGCCCATGCCGAACGCGACGAGGGCGGCGGCCGCCGCGAGGGTCGTCCGGACGCGCTTCGAGCGCGCTGTCGGAGCGGGGCCGATCTTTAGGCTCGTTTGAGGCCGGCTCGGTTCGCGGAGGACGTCGCCCCAGGTCTGGGCTTCAAGGAAGGCGAGCGCGCAGCGCTTCCAGCCGTCGGGCTCGGCGTCGAGCCGGTGCAGGGCGTCGCGAAGCTGGGCGGGGGAGAGGCCGCCGTCGACGATGCGGTCGATGGTCAGGTCGAGGTCGGCGTCAATCATGGCTTGGGTCCTTGAAGTCGGTCGCGAGGGATTCGAGCTGCGCCCGCAGCCGTCGACGCGCCCGCATCAGCCGGGTCTCGATCGCGGGGATGCCGACGCCCAGCAGTTCGGCCAGCTCGCGAGCGCTCCAGCCTTCGCCATACTTGAGGGCGAGCAGGTCGGCGTCACGCGGGGGCAAGCTCCGCAGGGCGTTCTGGACGATCTCCCGGCGTTCGTCGTGCAACAGCCAGACCAGCGGCGAGGGGCCGGGGGCCTCGTCCGGCGCGGGCCGAAGTGTCGCGCAGCGGTCGACCAGCGACCTCCTCCGGCCCGCCTT contains:
- a CDS encoding RNA polymerase sigma factor, with the translated sequence MPDWGDVLSAHDGWLRRVVATRLREPQGVDEVMQEVALAVVAQRSPLLDPGRVVGWLYRLAVRQTLLYRRKAGRRRSLVDRCATLRPAPDEAPGPSPLVWLLHDERREIVQNALRSLPPRDADLLALKYGEGWSARELAELLGVGIPAIETRLMRARRRLRAQLESLATDFKDPSHD